The Gallus gallus isolate bGalGal1 chromosome 6, bGalGal1.mat.broiler.GRCg7b, whole genome shotgun sequence genomic interval AATAGAAGGTGATTATTAGGATATTAGGATCTTGTTAGGATAGAAACACACTTGTAAAGGCATTCATCAGGATAAAGTTTAGAAAGTGACTCAGGAAAAAGTGGCTCACCCTTTCCAAAGACAGGTGAAGTCTTGAGAAGGGCACAATCTCCAAAAAGAGATACTGCTACCTGGGCagccaacccttaaatgagggtgaggGGGGGTGGACACTGCATCTATCCGTTCCACTCAGGTGCTTTGCTTGCACCAGAGATCACTGGGTTAGCCATGCTgtctcacctggtgctcaaacattggttcaggccatgacctttcaaatcTCATACACATACAGTTACATTAAGAGTTTCTGGGCAGACTGGAAATTTCAGAGACCAGGCCCAGCTGTTTTGTATGCTATTTATATGTTGCATGGACACTTTAAGGTACTTTCTAATGGTTATTCCAATAAgaatttctttgcaaatattattgatgaagaaatctttttttattatttttgttttgttctatgCAAGTAAAAGCTACAAAGAGAGTGGTATGGGCCAAGGTTAAGCAGCAGCATACAGGATGCCAGAGGTTTTGATACCTTCTTCTCCAAGCCCAAAAGCAGTTGACAGAGTGAGGACAGCTTCAGGATTGGTCAGGGACTCCAAAAAGGATAAGGGATGTTCCAAGGGGGAAGTGTCATGGAGAGGTGCCATCCAGATGCACAGGAAGCCCTCCCCGACACCCCACTCGGACCCGGCGGTTGAATTGATTGCCGCTGTATCTGCAGGTTGGATGGCTCCTGATCAGCTTACAGTCTGTGATACGAAAGTGCCGCCGCGTTGTACGAAGGGCCTGATCGGGCTGGTTTATGCAGAGAGTGTTCAGATTTCTGGGATCTGTATGCACAAAGGTGTTGAAGGATTTGCATCTTCCATGGGCAGTCATGCCACGCCGCACCATCATGACATTGCAATAAGCTGCATTGCTTGGGAACGATGTCTTCGGGAAGTCCATATGCTTGTACAAAAAATCTTGGTAGGTTGGAACACCATAGCACATAGACACTGTCAGGGCTAGGAGCAGGATAGCAGTCCACCACAGGGAGCTCATGGCCATGGCTGTCTAGGAAGGAAACTGTAAGAGAAACTCACTGCTCTGTGAGAGCCCCAGCTAACTCAGGTGCCCCTGCTGTACCCAGCACAACCTACCACTTCCTAGGGATCTCTCCTGAACCTCATAGGCACTCTTGTCCCACAGGGGATTGAGACAAACAGGGACCACCTTGACACCTGTTCCTCCCAATGATAAATGACCCTGCCCCACTCTACATACACAGAAAGCCTAACTCCCTGCTGGCCCATAACCCTAAAGTCTCCTCTAATCATCCAGTGCTAATTCAAGCTAATAAGGAGGCAGAACACTTCCCCCTGATCCTCTGGGGGGCTTCCTGTAGAATGGGGACGCTACATATATAGCTAATTCCCACCCCTTTATCAGCACTATTTTTGCCCCAGCAAAATATTCTACTGTCCTCAACGTCTCAGCCCACCCCACAGAGACACCTCTTTTCCCCTGGTCCCTTGTACCCTGCCCACCTAGTACTCACATTTCCTCTCTTTGGGTATTTGCGAGGATCTTTTCCTGTCTCTCCTGAGGGTCGTCCTGCCTCAACCGTTCTCTTCCTCTGATAATGGTTCAGGGTATCAGCTGTGACTTTTATTTAGTACAGTATGACAGGAAACTCCTACATGAGGAGGAGTCAGGAAAACCACAGCACAGGGAGGAAGTACACAAGAGGTGGCATTTATGGGTTGAAAGATGGGGTGGAAATCGGGACCTTATGCACTTGGTTACCAAAGGGCCCTGCTACTTTGGAAGGAACTCTGAGGCCCTGGTGACCCTAACAAACCATAAGGACCATTGGTAGATACAAGGTGACACTGGACAATGCCCCAAGACAATGCCATGCACCTCTCCTGCCCTACACTGCCCTGCTCAGGGCTGACTGGACAGTCAGCTGGTGATGCGGAGGTGCTGAGTCCACGGGATCTAGGATTTGGACAGCCACGCTGCAAGCAACATGCAGGtggcccagcagcactgctgcaaagcagatgCATAGGCAGC includes:
- the RSFR gene encoding ribonuclease homolog precursor codes for the protein MAMSSLWWTAILLLALTVSMCYGVPTYQDFLYKHMDFPKTSFPSNAAYCNVMMVRRGMTAHGRCKSFNTFVHTDPRNLNTLCINQPDQALRTTRRHFRITDCKLIRSHPTCRYSGNQFNRRVRVGCRGGLPVHLDGTSP